One window of the Euzebya sp. genome contains the following:
- a CDS encoding cell wall-binding repeat-containing protein, which translates to MQSALTPPPSTPSRHRRGIAVAAVLAVLAAGTYAATGLGEAAVDCPPGTVPVDAVEPRIVPPDQFDQLPPEYRGPAELLELNGDCKPARLESFAELAARNAQQDARASAPFMQVAEGAQWAAAEQRAAMIREGIAVNGSDGEVSLHGQGPVNFDEEPYDSGQGIVDSTGRIDDFFYDEVNGRLFAAIGTAGVWLSEDLGETWRSVGDALPTNVTSAVSWTPSGGPDGTLVVVTGEHTFGGSAYTGLGVFWSDDLGATWTRAEGPPGGTLGFAIEVDPSNPDVIYAATGRGLWRSADAGRTYADVVLPVGTCEGDYNIETCNYAHFVTDVVVKEPGGVGADTAGGTVVAAVGYRAGTLEDISGEFIHSEGNGVYRSDTGEPGTFERLTGLADAAGGQDRLGRIEYGHAVGPEQDHDYLYAVVEDAVLFNGGPQYVPIPDGVDPTGLLSDTPTYLNGVYVSDDFGATWTQLAEDTEMSTLCTLNQSVFCIPGAIEPGVQSWYNMWIEPDPTRQVGGVPTRLVMGLEEVFQNRLTSVPANTPAVSFQVIGAYYGGVDCLLVVTDCTVSSNLGITTTHPDQHDGIWIPTVGEDGQPDGGVRLLVGHDGGISSQLLGPGDEASQSTWRLDQDDNGLSTILPYALGVANDGTAVAGLQDNGTMLVRPEADLRQFEVLGADGTIGAIDPEDSDYAYASSQGHSLLSVTSDRFATTTSLSPVPSDNILFVPPFAMNPLDTDHVITGGTQVVENLAGREATSSTWTQAIDLGTTDREPLFETDVPPPPRQTSAVTAYGDAAYVGWCAPCHILQTPYPYDSGIATNVGAPDLPEPGTDAGWHVAAAEGLPERYVTDVAVDPYDPSGRTVFATLGGYTRQWVPPGTGADEAEAVGEGHVFVSSDAGATFTDITGNLPDTPVLSLAQRGTQLIVGTELGPFISADLEGSVWAPLGGDAFPSVPVTDVQMKADDPGVAFLALYGRGIMRYDFPPDSPGEVRRLAGDQRVATAVAISADVFASTDTVVLARADDYADALAGTPLAAALGAPMLLTGSAALDPLVAAEIQRLGATRAVLLGGATALAPAIEGQLADVGVTDVQRYGGADRFGTAGLVAAELGDATTAWVVKGNDVDPTRGWPDAMSIGPVAAAQGQPILLIETDRLPAETLDALSAAGIERVRIVGGTAAVPDAIADQLADVVDVGDRVAGPNRFATSVAAAEEGRAVGLSLVSTWLARADDFADALSSGPSVAATGGVLLLTDSRGVEESLESGDYLVEQICSVRLARIAGGTAAISQAVEDEVAGLLGDCPLGVPPVPEQDIQPGDADPDGDDGPPPTDVVAGPFGFEGDAEGWTTGVAGHPLSMWRMAGPGHDSDTSFQVSPYTDLADATLTSPEVEVDGSPVGIEWWQALSLEGGGFDELSVEWSADGDAWTEVASYGETADFPAFTAQQVTFTPEAGTIQVRFRLTSDEICSTGTELVCGRDVLSLEGAFVDRVSVLN; encoded by the coding sequence ATGCAGTCAGCGCTCACGCCACCCCCGTCCACGCCGTCGCGCCATCGCAGGGGGATCGCCGTGGCCGCGGTCCTCGCGGTCCTGGCGGCCGGCACCTACGCCGCCACCGGGCTGGGCGAGGCCGCCGTCGACTGCCCGCCCGGCACCGTCCCGGTCGACGCGGTCGAGCCGCGGATCGTCCCGCCGGACCAGTTCGACCAGCTGCCGCCCGAGTACCGCGGGCCGGCGGAGCTGCTCGAGCTGAACGGCGACTGCAAGCCGGCGCGCCTCGAGTCCTTCGCCGAGCTCGCCGCCCGCAACGCCCAGCAGGACGCACGGGCCAGCGCGCCCTTCATGCAGGTGGCGGAGGGGGCCCAGTGGGCGGCGGCGGAGCAGCGCGCCGCGATGATCCGCGAGGGGATCGCCGTCAACGGCAGCGACGGGGAGGTCAGCCTCCACGGGCAGGGCCCGGTCAACTTCGACGAGGAGCCCTACGACTCCGGCCAGGGCATCGTCGACTCGACCGGTCGCATCGACGACTTCTTCTACGACGAGGTCAACGGCCGGCTCTTCGCCGCCATCGGCACGGCGGGGGTGTGGCTGAGCGAGGACCTCGGCGAGACCTGGCGCTCGGTCGGCGACGCACTCCCCACCAACGTCACGTCGGCGGTCAGCTGGACCCCGTCGGGCGGCCCCGACGGCACGCTCGTGGTCGTCACCGGCGAGCACACCTTCGGCGGGTCCGCCTACACCGGCCTCGGGGTGTTCTGGTCCGACGACCTCGGTGCCACCTGGACCCGGGCGGAGGGGCCCCCGGGCGGCACCCTCGGCTTCGCCATCGAGGTCGACCCGTCGAACCCGGACGTCATCTACGCCGCCACCGGTCGGGGTCTGTGGCGCTCCGCCGACGCCGGCCGCACCTACGCCGACGTGGTGCTGCCGGTCGGCACCTGCGAAGGCGACTACAACATCGAGACCTGCAACTACGCGCACTTCGTCACCGACGTCGTCGTCAAGGAGCCCGGGGGGGTCGGGGCGGACACCGCCGGCGGCACGGTCGTCGCCGCGGTCGGCTACCGGGCCGGGACGCTCGAGGACATCTCGGGCGAGTTCATCCACTCCGAGGGCAACGGCGTGTACCGGTCCGACACCGGCGAGCCGGGCACCTTCGAGCGCCTGACCGGCCTCGCCGACGCCGCCGGCGGCCAGGACCGGCTGGGCCGCATCGAGTACGGCCACGCCGTCGGACCCGAGCAGGACCACGACTACCTCTACGCCGTCGTCGAGGACGCGGTGCTCTTCAACGGCGGGCCGCAGTACGTGCCGATCCCCGACGGGGTCGACCCGACGGGTCTGCTCAGCGACACGCCCACCTACCTGAACGGGGTGTACGTCTCCGACGACTTCGGGGCCACCTGGACCCAGCTCGCCGAGGACACCGAGATGAGCACGCTGTGCACCCTCAACCAGTCGGTGTTCTGCATCCCCGGCGCCATCGAGCCCGGTGTGCAGTCCTGGTACAACATGTGGATCGAGCCCGACCCGACCCGACAGGTCGGCGGGGTCCCCACCCGTCTGGTCATGGGCCTCGAGGAGGTCTTCCAGAACCGCCTGACGTCCGTCCCGGCCAACACGCCGGCGGTCAGCTTCCAGGTGATCGGGGCCTACTACGGCGGGGTGGACTGCCTGCTGGTCGTCACCGACTGCACGGTCTCGTCGAACCTCGGGATCACCACCACCCACCCCGACCAGCACGACGGGATCTGGATCCCGACGGTGGGCGAGGACGGCCAGCCCGACGGCGGCGTCCGCCTGCTGGTCGGCCACGACGGCGGCATCTCGAGCCAGCTGCTCGGCCCGGGTGACGAGGCCAGCCAGTCGACCTGGCGCCTCGACCAGGACGACAACGGCCTGTCGACGATCCTCCCGTACGCGCTCGGGGTGGCGAACGACGGCACCGCCGTCGCCGGGCTGCAGGACAACGGGACGATGCTGGTCAGGCCCGAGGCCGACCTCCGCCAGTTCGAGGTGCTCGGCGCCGACGGGACCATCGGGGCGATCGACCCCGAGGACTCCGACTACGCCTACGCCTCGAGCCAGGGCCACAGCTTGCTGAGCGTCACCTCGGACCGGTTCGCCACCACGACGAGCCTGTCCCCGGTGCCGAGCGACAACATCCTGTTCGTCCCCCCGTTCGCGATGAACCCGCTCGACACCGACCACGTGATCACCGGCGGCACCCAGGTCGTCGAGAACCTCGCCGGCCGCGAGGCGACGTCGTCCACGTGGACCCAGGCGATCGACCTCGGCACGACCGACCGCGAGCCGCTGTTCGAGACCGACGTGCCGCCACCGCCGCGGCAGACCTCCGCCGTCACCGCCTACGGCGACGCCGCGTACGTCGGGTGGTGCGCGCCCTGCCACATCCTGCAGACCCCGTACCCCTACGACTCGGGCATCGCGACGAACGTCGGCGCCCCCGACCTGCCCGAACCGGGCACCGACGCCGGCTGGCACGTCGCCGCCGCCGAGGGACTGCCGGAGCGCTACGTCACCGACGTCGCCGTCGACCCCTACGACCCGAGCGGCCGGACGGTCTTCGCGACGCTCGGCGGCTACACCCGCCAGTGGGTGCCGCCGGGCACCGGGGCGGATGAGGCCGAGGCCGTGGGGGAGGGGCACGTGTTCGTCTCCTCCGATGCCGGCGCGACGTTCACCGACATCACCGGGAACCTGCCCGACACCCCGGTCCTGTCCCTCGCGCAGCGGGGCACCCAGCTGATCGTCGGGACCGAGCTCGGCCCGTTCATCTCCGCCGACCTCGAGGGGTCGGTGTGGGCGCCGCTCGGCGGTGACGCGTTCCCGTCGGTGCCGGTGACCGACGTCCAGATGAAGGCCGACGACCCCGGCGTGGCCTTCCTCGCCCTCTACGGCCGCGGGATCATGCGCTACGACTTCCCGCCCGACAGCCCCGGCGAGGTCCGCCGCCTGGCTGGTGACCAGCGCGTCGCGACGGCGGTGGCGATCAGCGCCGACGTCTTCGCCTCGACCGACACCGTGGTCCTGGCCCGCGCCGACGACTACGCCGATGCGCTGGCCGGCACGCCGCTCGCCGCGGCGCTCGGGGCCCCGATGCTGCTGACCGGCTCGGCGGCGCTCGACCCGCTCGTCGCCGCGGAGATCCAGCGGCTCGGCGCGACCCGCGCGGTCCTGCTCGGCGGCGCGACCGCCCTCGCCCCGGCCATCGAGGGACAGCTCGCCGACGTGGGCGTCACCGACGTGCAGCGGTACGGCGGCGCAGACCGGTTCGGCACCGCGGGGCTGGTCGCCGCGGAGCTGGGTGACGCGACCACCGCGTGGGTCGTCAAGGGCAACGACGTCGACCCGACCCGCGGCTGGCCGGACGCGATGAGCATCGGCCCCGTCGCGGCCGCCCAGGGCCAGCCGATCCTCCTGATCGAGACCGACCGGCTGCCCGCCGAGACCCTCGACGCGCTGTCCGCGGCCGGCATCGAGCGGGTCCGCATCGTCGGCGGCACCGCCGCGGTGCCCGACGCGATCGCCGACCAGCTGGCCGACGTAGTCGACGTCGGCGACCGGGTCGCCGGTCCCAACCGGTTCGCCACCTCCGTCGCCGCCGCCGAGGAGGGGCGCGCGGTCGGTCTGTCGCTCGTCAGCACCTGGCTGGCGCGTGCCGACGACTTCGCCGACGCCCTGTCGTCCGGACCGTCCGTGGCCGCGACCGGCGGGGTGCTGCTGCTGACGGACTCCCGCGGCGTCGAGGAGTCCCTCGAGAGCGGCGACTACCTGGTCGAGCAGATCTGCTCGGTCAGGCTGGCGCGGATCGCCGGCGGCACCGCGGCGATCAGCCAGGCCGTCGAGGACGAGGTCGCCGGCCTGCTCGGCGACTGCCCCCTCGGCGTGCCGCCCGTGCCCGAGCAGGACATCCAGCCCGGCGACGCGGATCCGGACGGGGACGACGGGCCGCCGCCGACCGACGTGGTGGCCGGTCCCTTCGGCTTCGAGGGCGACGCCGAGGGGTGGACGACCGGTGTGGCCGGCCACCCGCTGTCGATGTGGCGGATGGCTGGTCCCGGCCACGATTCGGACACCTCGTTCCAGGTGTCGCCGTACACCGACCTGGCCGACGCCACCCTCACCTCGCCCGAGGTGGAGGTCGACGGCTCCCCCGTCGGCATCGAGTGGTGGCAGGCGCTGTCGCTCGAGGGGGGAGGGTTCGACGAGCTGTCGGTGGAGTGGTCCGCCGACGGCGACGCGTGGACCGAGGTCGCGAGCTACGGCGAGACCGCGGACTTCCCGGCCTTCACCGCCCAGCAGGTCACGTTCACCCCGGAGGCCGGGACCATCCAGGTCCGCTTCCGCCTGACCTCGGACGAGATCTGCTCGACCGGCACCGAGCTGGTGTGCGGCCGCGACGTGCTGAGCCTGGAGGGTGCGTTCGTGGACCGCGTCTCGGTCCTCAACTGA